The Bacteroidota bacterium genome contains a region encoding:
- a CDS encoding YdcF family protein gives MFFILSKLLNFLIAPLSWIIALLVWSLLTKNLKRKRILVISVCSALYLFSNAFLFNEVMGKWELQTKKYSELKTYDVGIVLGGMLAYDGEFDRLMFMRGTDRIMQAIELYQRGYIKKILYSGGSGSILRPDFKEAIYARRYLLTLGIPDSAIIIETESNNTRENALFTKAVLQKQCPQGKFLLITSAFHMRRAMGCFTKVGVTTDYYSTDRYSGLRAFVFDNLLIPNVGTLLQWHMLLHEMTGFVVYKISGYA, from the coding sequence ATGTTTTTTATTCTTTCAAAGCTGCTCAACTTTCTTATAGCACCACTTAGCTGGATTATAGCCCTGCTGGTTTGGTCATTGCTTACTAAAAATTTAAAAAGAAAAAGAATTTTGGTTATTAGCGTTTGCAGCGCGCTCTACCTATTTTCCAATGCCTTTTTATTTAATGAAGTAATGGGAAAGTGGGAATTGCAAACAAAAAAATACAGTGAGTTAAAAACCTATGATGTAGGAATTGTGCTAGGTGGCATGCTGGCCTATGATGGAGAATTTGATCGACTCATGTTTATGCGTGGAACCGATAGAATTATGCAAGCCATTGAACTTTACCAACGCGGTTACATCAAAAAAATATTGTATAGCGGGGGCTCAGGAAGTATTCTTCGTCCTGATTTTAAGGAAGCAATTTATGCACGTAGGTACTTGCTAACGTTAGGCATTCCCGACTCTGCTATTATAATTGAAACGGAGTCAAACAACACCCGTGAAAATGCTCTATTCACTAAAGCTGTTTTACAAAAGCAATGTCCGCAGGGAAAATTTTTATTAATCACTTCCGCATTTCACATGCGCAGAGCCATGGGTTGCTTTACTAAAGTGGGCGTCACAACCGATTACTACAGCACCGATCGCTACAGCGGATTGCGTGCCTTTGTATTTGACAATTTGCTCATCCCAAATGTGGGTACCTTATTGCAATGGCACATGCTCCTGCATGAAATGACCGGATTTGTAGTTTATAAAATTTCAGGCTATGCCTAA
- a CDS encoding SRPBCC family protein, producing MKTLKKIGIVLVSFVLLLVIVSFFLPSTFHVERSAVINANDSVIFSNVNNLKNFVTWMPWAKMDPNTKMDFFGPEQGLGQGYNWSSEKTGNGKMTIIESAPNQKVIMELDFEGMGKSAASFGFTKEGNATKVTWAMDSKGEGIPFWMIVPHKYMSLFMDKMVGADFENGLASLKSLTEGK from the coding sequence ATGAAAACACTTAAAAAAATTGGAATTGTACTTGTTAGTTTTGTGCTTTTACTGGTAATTGTTTCTTTCTTTTTGCCTTCCACATTTCATGTGGAGCGTTCGGCAGTAATTAATGCTAATGATTCTGTCATCTTTAGTAATGTCAATAACCTAAAGAATTTTGTTACCTGGATGCCATGGGCTAAAATGGACCCCAATACAAAAATGGATTTCTTTGGACCTGAACAAGGTTTGGGTCAAGGTTACAATTGGTCGAGTGAAAAAACAGGAAATGGAAAAATGACCATCATCGAAAGCGCACCAAATCAAAAGGTAATTATGGAATTAGACTTTGAAGGAATGGGTAAATCAGCTGCAAGTTTTGGTTTTACGAAAGAAGGAAATGCAACAAAAGTAACATGGGCAATGGATTCGAAAGGTGAAGGAATACCATTTTGGATGATTGTTCCGCATAAATACATGAGTTTGTTCATGGACAAAATGGTTGGAGCTGATTTTGAAAACGGTTTAGCAAGTTTAAAATCCCTTACTGAAGGCAAATAA
- a CDS encoding neutral zinc metallopeptidase encodes MKWIGRRESENVEDRRRMSGGKIALGGGVLGIVVIVINLLMGGDPSAIINQVQQQTSQTNDSPIDPAEDKMAQFVSVALADNEQVWNKIFTENQLQYEEPKLVLFRDATESGCGSASASTGPFYCPADKKVYIDLSFMNELQNRFGAKGGDFALAYVLAHEVGHHVQNLLGTSTKVRNLQSQRNETEANQLSVALELQADFYAGVWTHYNENMNHVLEEGDIEEALSAASAVGDDAIQKKIQGTVVPDAFTHGTSEQRMYWFKKGFNSGDITKGNTFQELGLTN; translated from the coding sequence ATGAAATGGATTGGTCGCAGAGAAAGTGAAAACGTAGAAGATCGCCGTCGCATGAGCGGAGGCAAAATAGCACTGGGTGGAGGAGTGCTTGGTATAGTTGTTATTGTGATTAACCTGCTAATGGGTGGTGATCCAAGTGCTATTATTAATCAAGTGCAACAGCAAACTTCCCAAACCAATGATTCCCCTATTGATCCGGCCGAGGATAAAATGGCTCAATTTGTTTCGGTTGCTTTGGCTGATAATGAGCAAGTTTGGAATAAAATTTTCACCGAAAATCAACTACAGTATGAAGAACCAAAACTAGTGTTATTTCGCGATGCAACTGAATCGGGATGTGGAAGTGCGAGTGCTTCAACCGGACCATTTTATTGCCCTGCAGATAAGAAAGTTTATATCGACCTCTCTTTCATGAATGAACTACAAAACCGTTTTGGTGCCAAAGGTGGCGATTTTGCCTTGGCATATGTGCTGGCGCATGAAGTGGGCCATCATGTGCAAAACCTTTTAGGAACCTCTACAAAAGTGCGCAATCTTCAATCTCAGCGCAATGAAACAGAAGCCAATCAACTATCCGTGGCACTCGAATTACAAGCCGATTTTTATGCCGGTGTATGGACACATTATAACGAAAACATGAACCATGTGCTGGAAGAAGGAGACATAGAAGAAGCCTTAAGTGCTGCAAGTGCGGTGGGTGACGATGCGATTCAAAAAAAAATTCAAGGCACTGTAGTTCCAGATGCATTTACACACGGCACCTCCGAACAACGTATGTATTGGTTTAAAAAAGGATTCAACAGTGGGGATATCACTAAAGGAAATACCTTTCAAGAACTTGGCTTGACGAATTAA
- a CDS encoding TIGR00266 family protein: MKTNHEIDYKIFGEEMQSVEIELDPHETVVAESGSFMMMDSDIQMETIFGDGSQSSGGGFMNKIFSAGKRLLTGESLFMTAFTNTGVGKKRAMFAAPYCGKIIAMDLFQLQGKIICQKDAFLCAAKGVSVGIEFQKKLGTGIFGGEGFIMQKLEGDGMAFVHAGGNIIERTLLPGELIKIDTGCIVAFTSNVDYDIQFVGGIKNTIFGGEGLFFATLRGPGKVWIQSLPISRLASRIISYGGMGGRKEEGSILGGLGNLLDGDGR; encoded by the coding sequence ATGAAAACAAATCACGAAATCGATTACAAAATATTTGGCGAAGAAATGCAAAGTGTGGAAATCGAATTAGATCCACATGAAACAGTAGTTGCTGAATCGGGCAGCTTTATGATGATGGACAGCGACATACAAATGGAAACTATTTTTGGCGATGGCTCTCAAAGCTCAGGTGGCGGATTTATGAATAAAATATTCTCGGCAGGTAAGCGCCTCTTAACCGGTGAAAGCCTATTTATGACCGCGTTCACCAATACCGGTGTAGGTAAAAAACGCGCCATGTTTGCGGCACCATACTGTGGTAAAATTATTGCCATGGATTTATTTCAATTGCAAGGAAAAATAATTTGCCAAAAAGATGCTTTCCTCTGCGCAGCGAAAGGCGTTAGTGTGGGAATTGAATTTCAAAAAAAATTAGGAACTGGTATTTTTGGTGGCGAAGGTTTTATCATGCAAAAGCTCGAAGGCGACGGAATGGCCTTTGTACATGCTGGAGGAAACATAATTGAACGCACCCTTTTACCCGGCGAATTAATAAAAATTGATACCGGTTGCATTGTTGCCTTTACCAGCAATGTAGATTATGACATACAATTTGTTGGTGGAATTAAAAATACCATTTTTGGTGGTGAAGGTTTGTTTTTTGCCACCCTTCGTGGTCCAGGAAAAGTTTGGATTCAATCTTTACCTATTAGTAGATTAGCCAGCCGAATTATTTCTTACGGGGGTATGGGTGGCAGAAAAGAAGAAGGCAGCATACTTGGAGGCCTTGGAAATTTATTGGATGGAGATGGAAGGTAA
- a CDS encoding MBL fold metallo-hydrolase: MKITFLGTGTSQGVPLIACECVVCKSNDTRDKRLRTSILIETQGKTIVVDTGPDFRQQMLREEVKHMDAVLFTHEHKDHIAGMDDIRAFNFILQKRIDVYATERVQVALRREFSYIFADYKYPGIPEIDFVTVENKSFEIEGVPVIPIEVMHFKLPVMGYRFGDFVYITDANFISEEERQKIRGCKVLVLNALRREPHVSHFTLEEALDVIKDLAPERAYLTHISHQLGLHAEVEKELPENVFQAFDGLKLEL, translated from the coding sequence GTGAAAATTACATTTTTAGGCACAGGAACCTCACAAGGAGTGCCACTTATAGCGTGCGAATGTGTGGTGTGTAAATCGAACGATACGCGTGATAAGCGCTTACGTACTTCCATTTTAATCGAAACACAAGGTAAGACAATTGTTGTGGATACCGGTCCTGATTTTCGCCAACAAATGCTGCGGGAGGAAGTGAAGCACATGGATGCGGTTTTATTTACCCACGAGCACAAAGACCATATTGCCGGAATGGATGACATTCGGGCATTTAATTTTATTTTGCAAAAGAGAATTGATGTTTACGCCACCGAGCGAGTGCAGGTAGCCTTACGGAGAGAATTTTCCTACATTTTTGCAGATTACAAGTATCCCGGTATTCCGGAGATTGATTTTGTTACGGTTGAGAACAAGTCCTTTGAAATAGAAGGAGTTCCGGTGATACCGATAGAAGTGATGCATTTTAAACTTCCGGTGATGGGGTACCGATTTGGTGATTTTGTGTATATCACCGATGCCAATTTTATTTCGGAAGAAGAACGACAGAAAATAAGAGGTTGCAAAGTGTTAGTGTTGAATGCCTTGCGGCGTGAACCACATGTTTCTCATTTTACCTTGGAAGAAGCTTTAGATGTTATTAAGGACTTAGCACCGGAACGAGCTTATTTGACGCATATTAGTCATCAGTTGGGCTTGCATGCTGAAGTGGAAAAGGAATTGCCTGAAAATGTGTTTCAGGCTTTTGATGGATTGAAGTTGGAATTATAG